A portion of the Oncorhynchus gorbuscha isolate QuinsamMale2020 ecotype Even-year linkage group LG19, OgorEven_v1.0, whole genome shotgun sequence genome contains these proteins:
- the LOC124005721 gene encoding transcription and mRNA export factor ENY2-2, with amino-acid sequence MSKDSKMRATINQKLTEMGERERLKELLRAKLTECGWRDQLKAHCKDVIKEKGLEHVTVEDLVVEITPKGRVLVPDSVKKELLQRIRAFLAQHAT; translated from the exons ATGAGCAAAGATTCCAAGATGAGAGCAACAATTAATCAGAAATTAACTGAGATGGGTGAACGAGAGCG ATTGAAGGAGTTGCTCAGAGCTAAACTCACTGAATGCGGATGGAGGGATCAGCTGAAAGCTCATTGTAAAG ATGTCATCAAAGAAAAGGGCTTGGAGCATGTGACCGTCGAGGACCTTGTGGTCGAAATCACCCCTAAAGGAAGAG TTCTGGTGCCTGATAGTGTGAAGAAGgagctgctgcagaggataagagcCTTCCTGGCTCAGCATGCCACATAA